The Calliphora vicina chromosome 3, idCalVici1.1, whole genome shotgun sequence genome contains a region encoding:
- the LOC135954740 gene encoding uncharacterized protein LOC135954740 gives MPTVRSGSVMESSCPEAAPPPANSGSESSLRHKNPARRAATTRRSAIRFIEALGSKKAEELTKEQQASLSWARAHIAGLKSVPPSAESSAVPKRQRSEEDVTIKSQQPGPKRPKAAQRSLAKSFSEIVKDNLVRAVIDRSVNDGSISQSNWDMVKQKLVGVFWKVLKENPGTPPQCDDAGWYQGHVKLMSCVDERSALLLKTAVASLGEVWPGSRLEVVSVSEIPRKPRSIAKIPAEPSSPEEILVILQCCNPQLPTNDWKVVKVTDAEGSSRKAIVVLNKDSLGPLRKTQGKVYYGFGTIILRVYRSDNKDDTSSEDVKPMPSEEDMECNDAAGPIDIEDTNSVSELVGTFFERMDEAVDEDALLNSDQEDADVTVVQIEHGEGDANKPSPL, from the coding sequence ATGCCAACTGTGCGATCAGGGTCTGTGATGGAATCCTCCTGCCCTGAAGCCGCACCACCCCCTGCCAACTCCGGCTCTGAAAGCAGTCTAAGGCATAAAAATCCTGCCAGAAGGGCTGCTACCACCAGGCGTTCCGCCATTCGCTTCATTGAGGCTCTTGGCTCTAAAAAAGCCGAGGAACTCACAAAGGAGCAACAGGCTTCCCTCTCTTGGGCGAGAGCTCACATTGCTGGTCTCAAGTCCGTCCCTCCTTCTGCTGAGTCATCAGCGGTGCCTAAACGGCAACGTTCAGAGGAGGACGTGACAATTAAGAGCCAGCAACCGGGTCCGAAAAGGCCTAAAGCGGCACAACGATCTCTAGCTAAGTCCTTTAGCGAGATTGTCAAAGACAATCTCGTTAGGGCGGTTATAGATCGAAGTGTCAATGACGGATCCATATCTCAATCAAATTGGGATATGGTGAAGCAAAAACTGGTAGGGGTGTTTTGGAaagttctcaaagagaacccAGGCACTCCTCCTCAATGCGATGACGCTGGTTGGTACCAGGGTCACGTTAAACTCATGTCTTGTGTGGATGAACGCTCAGCGTTGCTACTCAAGACTGCCGTCGCATCGTTGGGCGAAGTATGGCCGGGATCTAGGCTTGAGGTGGTATCGGTGAGTGAGATACCccgaaagcctaggtccatagCTAAAATACCAGCTGAGCCATCTAGCCCGGAGGAGATCTTGGTGATCCTCCAGTGCTGTAACCCACAGCTTCCAACTAACGACTGGAAAGTTGTCAAGGTTACTGATGCTGAGGGATCTTCCAGAAAGGCGATCGTCGTCCTGAATAAGGACTCCTTGGGGCCGCTAAGGAAGACACAAGGGAAGGTGTACTATGGATTTGGTACGATCATCCTGCGTGTCTACCGTAGCGACAACAAGGACGATACCTCCTCAGAGGATGTAAAACCCATGCCCTCGGAAGAGGACATGGAATGCAATGACGCCGCTGGTCCAATCGACATTGAAGATACCAACTCTGTCTCCGAACTGGTTGGTACCTTCTTTGAACGGATGGACGAGGCGGTGGACGAGGACGCCCTCCTGAATTCTGACCAGGAGGACGCCGACGTCACCGTTGTACAAATTGAGCATGGTGAAGGTGACGCAAATaaaccttcaccactctaa